Below is a window of Neosynechococcus sphagnicola sy1 DNA.
TCCAGTGATTCTTTAAGATGTTCTTTCCAGTGTAGGACGTGTTCATATGCCATAAACAATGTCCTGGCTTTGAGTGAATGGGTATTCGGTTTTGACAACAACCTGAGAGCAAGCTGTCCAAACTGATAACCAGACTCGATATCTCCAACCAAGCTACAAAGAATTAATCCAAAAATGGTATAGGAGAAGGGCGACACAGACGCATTACCATACAAAATTGACAAATTTACTTGTTTAGATGTGATTAGTAAAAATAAGTTGGGAGCAGCAAATTTAGCTGCAATCGTGATGTCTGATAGGATTTGCATAGCTGCCAACTTTTCTGGCTCAGTCATGTTTGGCAAACGGCTCAAATCCTCAATTGTTTTCTCATCCAAGAGGGATGTGATTATATCTAATTCAGTACGAATATCCGGGTGACTTGACTGTTTAGGGAAACTGATTCCCAATTGTTGTAAAATCTGCAATCCCGTATCGACTGCTTGCAGAGGTTGGTTCTGCGCGATGTTAGTCTGAATTTTGACTCTATAAACTGTTATGCTATCAAGAACTGTTTTAACATGTTGCAGAACAATCTCTGCCCAGTGCTCTACCTGCTCAAACTCACCACAGAGATAGGCAACTTCTGTAGTTTCTAGATATAGCTCCAAGGTTAGGTCATAGTTGGTTTGCCAGCTAGACACTGCTAGCCAAGCTCTACCTGTAGTCAAATATTTTTTTGCCACGCTATAGGCGATCGCTCCTTTTGCTTTCTGACCTGCCAATAGATTCAGCTTGGCGATTTCATCTCGTTCTATTTCATCAGTAACAAGCTCAATTCCATAATTGAGATGATCCACTATTTTAAATAGCCGCTCAGGTAATTGTTCAGATAATGTTTCTCCCAGTAAATTGCGACCGATCTGAAGATGAATCGCTTGTTTATTTGACTCGTCGATTAAAGCATAGGCAGCTTGCTGCACGCGATCGTGTAAGAACCTGTAGTCTTGAACTAACAAGTCTTCATCCAACTCGGACACAGGTTGAATAAATCCAGACTGTACAGCGATTAATAAATCCTGAAAAACACTTTTAGGCGATCGCTCACCCACGATCGCTAAGGTTTTCAAATCAAACTCAGCTCCGATACAGGCAGCTAATTGAAGGATCTGTTGCGTCGCTTTTGGTAGTTTCTTCAACTTGCCGAGGAGCAGCTCTACCACATTACTGGTAATAGCCTGAGTTTGAATTTGGTCAATGCTCCACTGCCACCCCCCTTTACTTCCCCCCTTAGTAAGGGGAGATTGAAGAGGGGTAAAGTTCAGCAGACCTTCACTATGCAGTGATCGGATAAACTCACCCACAAAGAAAGGATTGCCCTCGGTTTTACGCAGCACTAATTCAGCTAAGGGACGAACAGTATGAGTATCTTGATAGAGCGTCTCGGCAACCAACCGAGCTAATGGTTCTAGAGATAAGGGTTGAAGAACAATCTCCTGAAGCATTGCTCCTTGTTGCCGCAGTCTCTCCAGAGTTAGTGTCAGTGGATGTGCGAGACTTACTTCATTATTGCGATAGGCACCAATCAAAAACAGGGATTGGGTTTGCGTATCGACCAACATCAGTTCAATTAACTTGATCGTGGCAGAGTCGATCCACTGTAAATCGTCTAAGAAGATGACCAGTGGATGTTCCTTTGAGCAAAACACCCGAATGAATTGCTGAAAGACTCGATTAAAGCGATTTTGGGCTTCCGTTGCCCCAACGTTTGGTACAGGTGGTTGCTTGCCAATGATTAACTCAAATTCTGGAATTACATCAATGATCAGTTGCCCGTTGCTTTGCAAGGCGTTTAAAAGTTGAGATCGCCACTGTTGCAATTGTTCTTCTGGTTCACCCAGCAGTTGTTGCACCAATTGTTGCAGAGCATGAGCGATCGCGCTGTAGGGAATATCACGCTGAAACTGGTCAAACTTGCCAGCGATCAAATAGCCGCGTTTTGCCGTGATTGGTTTGTAGAGTTCCTGCACTAAGGCTGACTTCCCAACTCCAGCGTAGCCAGAGACAAGCAGCATTGCACAAGATGCGGGGACACGGGGACGCGGGGATACGGGGACATGATAATTTTCTGTACAATCTTCCTCTTCCCTCTCCGCGTCTCCCCCTCTCCCTGCTATTCTCTCAAATGCTGCCAGTAATGCGGCAATCTC
It encodes the following:
- a CDS encoding ATP-binding protein — protein: MLLVSGYAGVGKSALVQELYKPITAKRGYLIAGKFDQFQRDIPYSAIAHALQQLVQQLLGEPEEQLQQWRSQLLNALQSNGQLIIDVIPEFELIIGKQPPVPNVGATEAQNRFNRVFQQFIRVFCSKEHPLVIFLDDLQWIDSATIKLIELMLVDTQTQSLFLIGAYRNNEVSLAHPLTLTLERLRQQGAMLQEIVLQPLSLEPLARLVAETLYQDTHTVRPLAELVLRKTEGNPFFVGEFIRSLHSEGLLNFTPLQSPLTKGGSKGGWQWSIDQIQTQAITSNVVELLLGKLKKLPKATQQILQLAACIGAEFDLKTLAIVGERSPKSVFQDLLIAVQSGFIQPVSELDEDLLVQDYRFLHDRVQQAAYALIDESNKQAIHLQIGRNLLGETLSEQLPERLFKIVDHLNYGIELVTDEIERDEIAKLNLLAGQKAKGAIAYSVAKKYLTTGRAWLAVSSWQTNYDLTLELYLETTEVAYLCGEFEQVEHWAEIVLQHVKTVLDSITVYRVKIQTNIAQNQPLQAVDTGLQILQQLGISFPKQSSHPDIRTELDIITSLLDEKTIEDLSRLPNMTEPEKLAAMQILSDITIAAKFAAPNLFLLITSKQVNLSILYGNASVSPFSYTIFGLILCSLVGDIESGYQFGQLALRLLSKPNTHSLKARTLFMAYEHVLHWKEHLKESLEPLLETYQIGLENGDLEFAAYCAHCYCFQLYVVGKELAEVAYAMTTYTEAISRIKQKTALTWNQTFQQAIANLIGDSVNPTHLIGRFYNEADGLSIHKVAN